Proteins encoded in a region of the Cytobacillus pseudoceanisediminis genome:
- a CDS encoding RluA family pseudouridine synthase, whose protein sequence is MVKIQRFGEWCEIEVPVHWEGYTVEYIVRTLWGAPKKQTHNMRMNKQVVTNDAPANWTNPLQAGDKLKFHFFREEDLGLIPSYYDIEVLFEDDHLLVLNKPAGMDTHPNSPEQNNTLANAAAFHMQMQGEYRSIKHIHRLDRDTTGAILFAKHALAGAILDKKLEERTIKRTYLALVHGRISKIRGTISEPIGRDRHHPARRRVSPGGQPAVTNYELIEYFPNLKLSLIKCRLDTGRTHQIRVHLSHIGHPLAGDILYGGKPAFPRQALHAVKLEIPHPFLEETIVCHAPFLDNPEIFKGIDPYCF, encoded by the coding sequence ATGGTAAAAATACAAAGGTTTGGCGAATGGTGTGAAATAGAGGTGCCTGTTCACTGGGAAGGATATACCGTCGAATACATAGTCCGGACATTATGGGGAGCACCAAAAAAACAGACACACAATATGAGGATGAACAAGCAGGTTGTAACCAATGATGCCCCAGCCAATTGGACAAACCCGCTGCAGGCAGGGGATAAATTAAAATTCCATTTCTTCAGGGAGGAAGATTTGGGACTTATACCCTCTTATTATGACATCGAAGTACTCTTTGAAGATGATCATTTACTTGTTTTGAATAAGCCTGCAGGCATGGACACACATCCTAATTCTCCAGAACAAAATAATACCTTAGCAAACGCTGCAGCCTTTCATATGCAGATGCAGGGCGAATACAGAAGCATAAAACATATACATCGCCTGGACCGAGATACGACCGGTGCCATTTTGTTTGCGAAGCACGCATTGGCAGGAGCAATCCTGGATAAAAAACTGGAAGAAAGAACAATTAAACGTACATATTTAGCATTAGTTCATGGAAGGATTTCTAAGATCAGAGGAACCATCAGCGAGCCAATTGGGCGGGACAGACATCATCCAGCCAGAAGAAGAGTATCTCCCGGCGGCCAGCCTGCTGTCACGAACTATGAACTAATTGAATACTTTCCTAATCTGAAGCTTTCACTTATTAAATGCCGTCTGGATACTGGCAGAACACATCAGATCCGTGTTCACCTCAGCCATATCGGACATCCGCTTGCAGGGGATATTTTATATGGCGGAAAACCTGCTTTTCCACGTCAGGCACTGCACGCCGTAAAACTTGAGATTCCACACCCGTTCTTAGAAGAAACCATAGTCTGTCATGCGCCTTTCTTAGATAATCCTGAGATATTTAAGGGAATTGATCCGTATTGCTTTTAA
- a CDS encoding YitT family protein — protein MYEKLFATLIGSLLLGIGINGFLVPHHLLDGGIIGIGLILHYYYELPTGLSMIVLSIPLYVLAWFYEKKYFFYSLHGLLISSFIIDLLSAMRGHFNLSILPSSILGGCLVGFGIGLMLRYETSTGGTDLLAQLMTKLLPINIGALIFAIDGLVILSGLKIVGIEKFLYSFLTIIFVGTMTSLTVIRKEQNIVK, from the coding sequence ATGTATGAAAAGCTGTTTGCAACTTTAATAGGAAGTTTATTATTAGGCATAGGCATTAACGGCTTCCTTGTCCCCCACCATTTGCTTGATGGGGGCATTATTGGCATAGGGCTGATCCTCCATTATTATTACGAGCTTCCCACTGGATTAAGTATGATTGTCTTAAGCATTCCATTATATGTACTTGCCTGGTTTTATGAGAAGAAATATTTTTTCTATAGTCTGCACGGCCTCCTGATTTCATCCTTCATTATTGATTTGCTTTCTGCTATGCGAGGACATTTTAATCTTTCCATATTGCCCAGCTCGATTTTAGGCGGCTGCCTGGTTGGTTTTGGGATAGGCCTTATGCTCCGCTATGAAACCAGCACAGGGGGGACAGACCTGCTGGCACAGCTGATGACAAAGCTCCTCCCTATTAATATCGGCGCTTTGATATTTGCAATTGATGGATTGGTCATTTTAAGCGGTTTAAAAATTGTCGGTATTGAAAAATTCCTGTACTCGTTTTTAACCATCATATTTGTAGGCACCATGACATCGTTAACAGTTATAAGAAAAGAGCAGAATATCGTTAAATGA
- a CDS encoding DUF47 domain-containing protein yields MVFKKKDKFNTLLSNISVNLKDSAIYFADYKINNVSDLKTFSKTMKDYETKGDSYVHEVIKELNNAFITPIEREDILHLAMSMDDVLDGFEECADLFEMYSMTQADEFMLKFVDAIKNCAIEIEKCVELLSTKKLLQIREHAIKIKDYESKCDGVRRQSIKHLFATEKDPIRIIQYKEIYETLEDIADSCQNVANTLETIIMKNA; encoded by the coding sequence ATGGTTTTTAAGAAGAAGGACAAGTTTAACACATTGTTAAGCAATATTTCAGTGAATTTAAAAGATAGTGCAATTTACTTTGCCGACTATAAAATTAACAATGTCAGTGATTTAAAAACCTTTTCAAAAACAATGAAGGATTATGAAACAAAAGGCGATTCCTATGTGCATGAAGTCATTAAGGAATTAAATAACGCTTTTATTACACCGATTGAAAGAGAAGATATCCTCCACCTCGCTATGAGCATGGATGATGTGCTCGATGGTTTTGAAGAATGTGCTGATTTATTTGAAATGTATTCCATGACACAAGCTGATGAGTTTATGCTGAAGTTTGTGGATGCAATTAAGAATTGTGCAATTGAAATTGAAAAATGCGTGGAACTTCTTTCAACTAAGAAATTACTGCAGATCAGGGAGCATGCAATCAAAATTAAAGATTACGAATCCAAATGTGATGGAGTCCGCCGTCAATCAATCAAGCATCTTTTTGCTACTGAAAAAGATCCTATCCGGATTATTCAGTATAAAGAAATTTATGAAACTCTGGAAGATATTGCTGACAGCTGCCAGAATGTCGCCAATACGCTTGAAACCATCATCATGAAAAATGCTTAA
- a CDS encoding CD3324 family protein yields the protein MSYVKANAVLPETLIAEIQKYVQGEAIYIPKPEKDYQKWGSRSGARKALDERNHSIKGAFQNGKTISQLAEEYFLSVETIKKIVYKK from the coding sequence ATGAGTTATGTAAAAGCGAATGCCGTTTTACCGGAGACTTTGATAGCAGAAATTCAAAAATACGTTCAGGGTGAGGCAATTTATATCCCCAAGCCTGAAAAGGACTACCAAAAATGGGGCTCACGCTCTGGAGCGAGAAAAGCCCTGGATGAAAGGAACCATTCTATTAAAGGCGCCTTCCAAAACGGCAAAACAATCTCTCAATTGGCGGAAGAATATTTTCTTTCAGTTGAAACAATCAAAAAAATAGTTTATAAAAAGTAA
- a CDS encoding HelD family protein, giving the protein MPSEFEHPDFQQETQRLEFTKRYIDVVIKTSESSKDKFQENMKEAFEDVDWLESSLSYSSLLTNARFFEMSKDELKQLKKARKKPYFARIDFLREDLNEKEILYIGKTSLYSRENQEQIIVDWRSPIANLYYEGRLGEVQYHSYEESFTGHLSLKRQYMIEDGILDEIRDIDLTTTDELLQESLSKSSSNRLTEIISTIQEEQNKIIRADLNKPIIVQGAAGSGKTTIALHRISYFIYQYKENFAPEQLMILAPSRLFIDYISEALPELGVERVRQTTFQEYVLACLGEDLKMADDSKLVNLLEDHGSEEVNLAAWASSIKGSPVFQTILTNYLKEIYNSFCPSDDFMVDKFRLFSHKKFFQLFWRITIICLFIEGSKS; this is encoded by the coding sequence ATGCCATCTGAATTTGAACACCCCGATTTTCAGCAGGAGACTCAGCGGCTGGAATTTACGAAACGTTATATTGATGTCGTAATTAAAACGTCAGAATCCAGCAAAGATAAGTTCCAGGAAAATATGAAAGAAGCTTTTGAAGACGTTGATTGGCTTGAATCCAGTTTAAGTTACTCTTCTTTATTGACAAATGCCCGTTTCTTTGAAATGTCCAAAGATGAATTAAAACAATTGAAAAAAGCCCGGAAAAAGCCATATTTCGCCAGAATTGATTTCTTAAGAGAAGATTTAAATGAAAAAGAGATCTTATACATAGGCAAAACTTCATTGTATTCAAGGGAGAATCAGGAGCAGATTATCGTTGACTGGCGTTCTCCGATAGCCAATTTATACTATGAAGGCAGGCTGGGAGAGGTTCAATATCATTCCTATGAAGAAAGCTTTACGGGCCATCTGTCATTGAAACGGCAATATATGATTGAAGATGGGATTCTGGATGAGATCCGGGATATAGACCTCACGACTACAGATGAATTGCTTCAGGAATCACTGTCTAAAAGCTCAAGCAACCGCCTCACAGAAATTATTTCAACCATACAGGAAGAACAGAATAAAATAATACGTGCTGATTTGAATAAGCCCATCATTGTTCAGGGGGCAGCAGGAAGCGGAAAAACAACAATTGCCCTGCACAGGATTAGTTATTTCATTTATCAGTACAAAGAAAATTTTGCACCTGAACAGCTTATGATTCTGGCACCAAGCAGGCTATTCATTGATTATATTTCAGAAGCTCTTCCTGAGCTTGGGGTAGAAAGAGTCCGCCAGACTACCTTCCAGGAATATGTGCTGGCATGTCTTGGTGAGGATCTTAAAATGGCTGATGACAGTAAATTGGTGAACTTGCTTGAAGACCATGGCAGTGAAGAAGTAAACCTTGCAGCCTGGGCATCATCCATTAAAGGATCGCCCGTTTTTCAGACAATCCTCACCAATTACCTAAAAGAAATTTATAATAGCTTCTGCCCCAGTGATGATTTTATGGTAGATAAATTCAGGCTGTTCAGCCATAAGAAATTCTTCCAGCTTTTTTGGAGGATTACAATTATCTGCCTCTTTATCGAAGGCTCGAAAAGTTAA
- a CDS encoding inorganic phosphate transporter codes for MDAVFIITILIVIGALAFDFINGFHDTANAIATSVSTKALKPRHAILLAAVMNFVGAMTFTGVAKTITKDIVDPFTLQNGSLVILAALVAAIFWNLLTWYYGIPSSSSHAIIGSIAGAAIAAAGFSALNYQGFLKILQALIFSPLIAFAVGFIVYSIFKIVFKHNNLTKTNRNFRLFQIFTAALQSYTHGTNDAQKAMGIITMALIANNYVTSTDIPFWVQFSCALAMGLGTSIGGWKIIKTVGGKIMKIRPINGVAADLTGAMIIFGATFIHLPVSTTHVISSSILGVGSAHRLKGVKWGTAQRMLITWVITLPISATLAGLVYLILNAIF; via the coding sequence ATGGATGCAGTATTTATTATTACAATCTTAATTGTCATTGGAGCTCTGGCATTTGATTTTATCAATGGATTTCATGATACGGCAAACGCAATAGCTACCTCTGTCTCCACTAAGGCTCTTAAACCAAGGCATGCCATCCTATTGGCTGCCGTCATGAACTTTGTTGGTGCCATGACATTTACTGGGGTGGCCAAAACCATAACAAAGGATATAGTGGACCCATTTACTTTGCAGAATGGTTCACTTGTCATTCTGGCCGCTTTAGTTGCTGCGATATTCTGGAACCTGCTGACTTGGTATTATGGCATCCCTAGCAGCTCTTCCCATGCGATCATAGGGTCGATTGCCGGTGCTGCGATTGCGGCAGCTGGATTTTCAGCTTTAAATTATCAGGGATTTTTAAAAATCCTTCAAGCACTTATCTTTTCGCCGTTAATTGCCTTTGCAGTCGGTTTTATCGTTTACAGCATATTCAAGATTGTCTTTAAACACAACAACCTTACAAAAACAAACCGGAACTTCAGGCTGTTTCAAATTTTCACAGCCGCTCTGCAATCATATACACATGGAACAAATGACGCGCAAAAAGCTATGGGTATTATTACAATGGCGCTTATCGCAAACAACTATGTCACTTCAACTGATATTCCATTTTGGGTACAGTTTTCCTGTGCATTAGCTATGGGTCTTGGGACTTCCATCGGAGGCTGGAAAATTATCAAAACGGTCGGTGGAAAAATCATGAAAATCCGGCCGATAAATGGAGTGGCAGCAGATTTAACAGGTGCAATGATCATTTTTGGCGCAACATTTATCCACTTGCCAGTCAGTACTACTCATGTTATCTCCTCTTCCATCCTGGGTGTAGGTTCTGCCCACAGGCTTAAAGGAGTAAAATGGGGAACAGCCCAGAGAATGCTTATTACATGGGTAATCACCTTGCCGATATCGGCAACTTTAGCTGGCCTTGTTTATTTAATTTTGAATGCCATTTTCTAA
- a CDS encoding aldo/keto reductase, giving the protein MKDISSTLTLHNGVEMPQFGLGVYKVEEGQQVEDTVKNAINIGYRLIDTAAFYENEEGVGRAIKESGVPREELFITTKVWNTDQGYEQTLDAFDKSLKKLGLEYIDLYLIHWPVKEKYLETWRALEKLYRDGKVRAIGVSNFQIHHIKDIMENSAEKPAVNQVELHPLLSQEELRAFCDEHNIKVEAWSPIARGRVLEDPAIKEIAAGHGKSSAQVILRWHFQNSIIVIPKSVKEERLRENANIFDFELTQEEMRQMNTLNKDQRFGADPDNFDF; this is encoded by the coding sequence ATGAAGGATATCAGCAGCACTTTAACCTTACATAATGGAGTTGAAATGCCCCAATTCGGGCTGGGAGTATATAAAGTAGAAGAGGGCCAGCAGGTTGAAGACACAGTGAAAAATGCAATCAACATAGGCTACAGGCTAATTGATACTGCTGCCTTTTATGAAAATGAAGAGGGTGTTGGAAGGGCAATAAAAGAAAGCGGTGTTCCCAGGGAAGAGCTTTTCATAACGACAAAGGTGTGGAATACGGACCAGGGATATGAGCAAACATTAGATGCCTTTGATAAAAGTTTAAAGAAGCTGGGTTTAGAGTATATCGATTTATATCTAATCCATTGGCCAGTTAAGGAGAAATACCTGGAAACCTGGCGAGCGCTTGAAAAGCTGTATAGGGATGGAAAGGTAAGGGCCATCGGCGTGAGCAATTTTCAAATTCATCATATAAAGGACATAATGGAAAACTCAGCTGAAAAGCCTGCAGTAAATCAGGTTGAGCTTCACCCTCTTCTATCCCAGGAAGAATTGAGGGCATTTTGTGATGAGCACAATATAAAAGTGGAAGCCTGGTCTCCAATTGCAAGGGGCAGAGTGCTGGAGGACCCTGCCATAAAAGAAATTGCCGCGGGTCACGGCAAATCATCAGCCCAAGTTATATTAAGATGGCATTTCCAAAACAGTATTATTGTAATCCCCAAGTCAGTTAAAGAAGAAAGATTAAGGGAAAATGCAAATATTTTTGATTTTGAATTAACTCAAGAAGAAATGAGACAAATGAATACATTAAATAAAGATCAGCGATTTGGGGCTGACCCGGACAATTTTGATTTTTAA
- a CDS encoding GlsB/YeaQ/YmgE family stress response membrane protein, with product MLSFLWALIIGGIIGWLAGMILGRDIPGGIIGNIIAGFVGAWLGSLILGDWGPVVADFAIIPALIGAIVLVFIVGFIMKAMRKSHD from the coding sequence ATGTTAAGCTTTTTATGGGCATTAATTATAGGTGGTATCATTGGTTGGTTAGCAGGTATGATTTTGGGAAGAGATATTCCAGGAGGAATTATTGGTAACATCATTGCTGGTTTCGTTGGTGCATGGTTAGGTTCATTGATTCTTGGTGATTGGGGTCCTGTAGTAGCTGACTTTGCTATTATTCCTGCTTTAATTGGTGCTATCGTGCTTGTATTCATCGTAGGCTTCATCATGAAGGCTATGCGTAAATCTCATGACTAA
- a CDS encoding 3'-5' exonuclease: MPLKDADLLCEYCRKLFRKKVYEREDLALMLYLQESLFGIPKELKAKNIVIDEAQDYSFMELLSLKKSLDTDMFTLVGDLAQGIHSYRGLTSWQEVLDFIFPRATYTELQKSYRTTVEIMEKANELLKLLPYSFPEVEPVVRHGKSPEFIKRENGHRLVQQLEEQVISLKKEDYKTFAVIGKTMKDCLLIHGLFKKHAKLPFKLLQEQESIPKDEIVIVPSYLAKGLEFDGVIILSLEEEFSIKSELDIKLLYVAMTRPLHRLYFYGMERNNFIIG, translated from the coding sequence TTGCCTCTAAAAGATGCAGATCTGCTATGTGAGTACTGCAGGAAATTGTTCAGGAAAAAGGTTTATGAGAGAGAAGACTTAGCTTTAATGCTTTACTTGCAGGAAAGCCTTTTTGGCATCCCTAAAGAGCTGAAGGCAAAAAATATCGTCATTGATGAAGCACAGGATTACAGTTTCATGGAGCTCCTCTCTTTAAAAAAGTCACTTGATACGGATATGTTCACATTAGTGGGGGATCTTGCACAAGGAATTCATTCCTACAGGGGACTAACAAGCTGGCAGGAGGTTCTTGACTTTATTTTTCCTCGTGCAACATATACAGAGCTTCAGAAAAGCTATCGTACCACCGTGGAAATCATGGAAAAGGCGAATGAATTGCTCAAGCTTCTCCCCTATTCATTCCCTGAAGTCGAGCCGGTTGTCCGCCATGGGAAAAGTCCTGAATTTATCAAGAGAGAGAATGGCCATAGGCTTGTACAGCAGCTTGAGGAACAGGTAATTTCATTGAAAAAAGAAGATTATAAAACATTTGCGGTGATCGGGAAAACGATGAAAGACTGTCTGCTCATTCATGGCCTTTTTAAAAAGCATGCCAAGCTCCCTTTTAAACTGCTGCAGGAGCAGGAAAGCATACCAAAGGATGAAATCGTCATCGTCCCCTCCTATTTGGCAAAGGGTCTGGAATTTGACGGGGTCATAATTCTGTCGCTTGAGGAAGAATTTTCTATAAAGTCTGAATTGGATATTAAGCTTCTTTATGTCGCTATGACAAGGCCTCTGCACCGGTTATATTTCTATGGAATGGAAAGAAACAATTTTATTATTGGTTAA
- a CDS encoding HAD family hydrolase, whose amino-acid sequence MIKAVIFDFDGTIVDTESLWYEVFKQILSEDYGFELGLEDFAKGIGTTDDILFNYIDSKLGIQINRESVQEKTEKAFQSQRDILILREGIQDLIEKCIEKGLKLGVASSSGREWVKHYLDHFGIEGHFQTIKTKEDVEKVKPDPALYIKALEEMGVEPEESLAIEDSVNGSIAAVQAGMHCAAVPNDVTHFLSFHEKVMRYKAFSEIPIDELIMGQGES is encoded by the coding sequence ATGATAAAGGCTGTAATTTTTGATTTTGATGGAACCATTGTAGACACAGAATCTTTATGGTATGAGGTTTTTAAACAAATCCTGTCAGAAGATTATGGATTTGAGCTTGGGCTGGAGGATTTTGCGAAGGGGATTGGCACTACAGATGATATTCTATTTAATTATATTGACAGTAAATTAGGTATTCAAATTAATCGTGAATCTGTTCAGGAGAAAACAGAAAAAGCATTCCAGAGTCAGAGGGATATTTTAATTCTGAGGGAAGGGATTCAGGACCTAATAGAAAAGTGCATTGAAAAAGGCCTTAAGCTTGGAGTCGCATCCAGCTCTGGCAGGGAATGGGTTAAGCATTATTTAGACCATTTTGGAATTGAGGGTCATTTTCAAACTATCAAAACAAAAGAAGATGTTGAAAAAGTAAAGCCTGACCCGGCTCTTTACATAAAAGCACTTGAAGAAATGGGCGTCGAGCCTGAAGAAAGTCTGGCCATTGAAGATTCCGTAAATGGATCAATCGCAGCTGTTCAGGCAGGAATGCACTGTGCGGCTGTTCCAAATGATGTTACGCACTTTCTTTCCTTCCATGAAAAGGTTATGAGGTATAAGGCTTTTTCTGAGATACCTATTGATGAACTGATAATGGGGCAAGGCGAGAGTTAA
- a CDS encoding NCS2 family permease yields the protein MFKLKENQTNVKTEILAGITTFLTMVYIVVVNPVILSDAGVPFEQVFSATIIATVAGTLWMALFANYPIAIAPGMGLNAYFAYSVVGTHGNIDYMTAFSAVFIAGIIFIILSLTPFREKLIIAIPDNLKHGITAGIGLFIAFIGLRLTGLITSHPTNLVALGDLHSPQSILALVGLAVTLILMTLGINGALFFGMILTALIAFFTGQLSFDQGFVSLPSLPDGIIILNPFEAIGDIIQHSLYAVVFSFLLVTIFDTTGTMIGVAQQAGLMKGKTMPRAREALLSDSIATSIGAMFGTSPTSAYIESSTGVSAGGRTGLTTLTVAGLFLLSAFFGPLVSAVSGLAAITAPALIIVGSLMMGSISHIKWNELDEAFPAFLIILSMPLTSSIATGIALGFIAYPLMKVVKGKWREVHPLVYLFAVLFFYQLAFLPH from the coding sequence ATGTTCAAACTGAAAGAAAATCAAACAAACGTAAAGACCGAAATTCTGGCAGGCATCACCACTTTCCTGACTATGGTGTATATTGTGGTCGTTAATCCTGTCATATTATCTGATGCAGGTGTACCTTTTGAGCAAGTCTTTTCTGCAACCATTATCGCAACCGTTGCAGGTACTCTTTGGATGGCACTGTTCGCCAATTATCCGATTGCCATCGCACCTGGAATGGGCCTGAACGCCTATTTTGCCTACTCCGTAGTCGGCACACATGGAAATATTGATTACATGACAGCATTCTCAGCAGTATTTATTGCAGGGATTATTTTCATTATATTGTCGCTTACCCCTTTCCGGGAAAAACTGATCATTGCGATACCAGATAATTTAAAGCACGGAATTACTGCCGGAATCGGCTTATTTATTGCATTTATCGGCTTGCGGCTAACAGGGCTGATTACAAGCCACCCAACAAATCTTGTTGCACTAGGGGATTTGCATTCTCCCCAATCCATTCTTGCTCTGGTCGGCCTTGCTGTGACTTTAATCCTCATGACTCTCGGGATTAATGGGGCTTTATTTTTCGGAATGATTCTCACAGCTCTGATAGCCTTCTTTACCGGCCAGCTCTCTTTTGACCAAGGATTTGTTTCACTGCCTTCGCTTCCGGATGGAATCATCATTTTAAATCCATTCGAAGCAATTGGAGATATTATCCAGCATAGTTTATACGCAGTAGTTTTCTCCTTTCTGCTTGTAACGATTTTTGATACGACTGGAACGATGATCGGCGTTGCCCAGCAGGCGGGATTAATGAAAGGCAAAACGATGCCTAGAGCTCGTGAGGCGCTTTTGTCAGATTCCATTGCTACTTCAATCGGCGCCATGTTTGGTACAAGCCCGACTTCAGCTTATATTGAATCTTCCACAGGTGTGTCAGCCGGCGGAAGAACAGGATTAACAACCTTGACTGTTGCAGGTTTGTTCCTGCTATCAGCTTTCTTCGGACCGCTTGTCAGTGCGGTGTCAGGTCTTGCCGCTATTACTGCACCAGCCCTGATCATCGTTGGAAGCCTGATGATGGGCAGCATTTCACATATTAAGTGGAATGAACTTGATGAAGCATTCCCTGCATTCCTGATTATCTTAAGCATGCCGCTGACATCCAGCATTGCAACAGGAATTGCGCTTGGATTCATCGCTTATCCGCTTATGAAAGTGGTAAAAGGCAAATGGAGAGAAGTTCATCCGCTGGTTTATTTATTTGCAGTGCTATTCTTTTATCAGCTTGCTTTCCTGCCGCACTAA
- a CDS encoding M20 family metallopeptidase: MFANLKSMNLSQQAEYLTKALVKMKSYNHSDGERHKADFLKEIIHSYPSFNDNDNLVWTQEIPGDELGRKNVFAFLKGRSGGKRTILYLAHLDTVGTEDFGPIQGMAHDPDKLQEFFVQYGSDPEVQEDALSEEWLFGRGALDMQSGVAVHLANLLFFSENPDELNGNLLVMFNADEEGEHKGSRAALAELLRLKEKMGLEYLAAINNDFISPLYDGDTTKYIYTGTAGKILPCFSIFGRETHAGESLAGIDPTLIAAELTARISQNFQLTEKLEGELVLPPSCLYMRDDKKRYDVQTAVGCRVYFNYFFYEKPLKQLSKELGMIAEDAAIAVEHRLKGAYKDFQTVNKLPERQLDWGTEVTALDDFLVYLEQKGIDTVSVMEEARKQSSLKETDARMIAFDIVEALHQSDPEKKPRVVLFYGTPFLPANTVDVNTERGVFLKDCLEEVLAEEAKKTGEAFKVRKYFPYLSDGSFLSFDGSDEDIQSLKKNFPAIKNLFPIPLKAMRDLNIPVINLGVYGKAGHKWTERVYKPYTFEVLPEIIRKVTRRILQKPGS, from the coding sequence ATGTTTGCAAATCTTAAATCAATGAACTTGAGTCAGCAGGCCGAATATTTAACAAAGGCCCTTGTGAAGATGAAGAGCTACAACCATTCAGATGGAGAAAGGCATAAAGCTGACTTTCTAAAAGAAATAATACATTCGTATCCATCTTTTAATGATAATGATAATTTAGTATGGACTCAGGAAATACCTGGTGATGAATTGGGCCGCAAGAATGTGTTTGCTTTCCTCAAGGGGCGTTCCGGAGGCAAAAGGACTATTCTATATCTGGCGCATTTAGACACGGTCGGCACGGAGGATTTTGGCCCGATTCAGGGCATGGCCCATGATCCGGATAAGCTCCAGGAGTTCTTTGTACAATATGGCTCTGATCCGGAAGTGCAGGAAGATGCCCTGTCTGAGGAGTGGCTTTTTGGCAGAGGGGCATTGGATATGCAGAGCGGAGTTGCTGTCCATCTGGCCAATCTTCTGTTTTTCTCGGAAAATCCCGACGAATTGAACGGCAATTTGCTCGTCATGTTCAATGCTGATGAAGAGGGCGAGCATAAAGGAAGCAGAGCCGCCCTAGCCGAATTGCTAAGGCTGAAAGAAAAAATGGGCCTGGAATACTTGGCTGCAATTAATAATGATTTTATCTCGCCATTGTATGATGGGGACACGACAAAGTATATATACACCGGTACAGCAGGAAAAATCTTGCCGTGTTTCTCCATTTTCGGAAGGGAGACCCATGCAGGCGAAAGTCTGGCAGGGATTGATCCAACATTAATTGCTGCAGAGCTGACTGCCCGTATAAGCCAGAATTTTCAGCTGACTGAGAAGCTTGAAGGAGAGCTGGTGCTTCCTCCAAGCTGTTTATATATGAGAGATGATAAAAAACGCTATGACGTTCAGACGGCTGTCGGCTGCCGAGTTTACTTCAATTACTTTTTCTATGAAAAACCGCTGAAGCAGCTTTCGAAAGAACTTGGGATGATTGCCGAAGATGCAGCCATCGCAGTAGAGCACCGGCTGAAAGGTGCCTATAAAGATTTTCAGACTGTAAATAAGCTGCCGGAAAGACAGCTGGACTGGGGAACAGAAGTCACGGCTCTAGATGATTTTCTTGTATATCTTGAACAGAAGGGCATAGATACAGTGAGTGTTATGGAAGAAGCGAGGAAGCAAAGTTCTCTTAAAGAAACCGATGCCAGAATGATTGCCTTTGATATTGTAGAAGCTTTGCACCAATCAGACCCTGAAAAGAAACCTAGAGTGGTTTTATTTTATGGAACACCTTTTCTTCCTGCCAACACAGTTGATGTGAATACAGAAAGAGGGGTCTTTTTGAAAGATTGCCTGGAGGAAGTGCTTGCTGAAGAGGCTAAGAAAACAGGTGAGGCATTCAAGGTCCGCAAATATTTTCCCTACTTATCTGATGGAAGCTTCCTGTCTTTTGACGGCTCGGATGAAGATATACAATCTCTTAAAAAGAACTTTCCTGCCATAAAAAACCTTTTTCCAATTCCATTAAAGGCAATGAGGGATTTAAATATTCCTGTCATTAACCTTGGAGTTTATGGGAAGGCTGGCCATAAGTGGACTGAACGGGTCTATAAACCATATACTTTTGAAGTTTTGCCTGAGATTATCCGAAAGGTTACAAGAAGAATACTTCAAAAGCCGGGAAGCTAG